One Solanum pennellii chromosome 9, SPENNV200 DNA segment encodes these proteins:
- the LOC107029176 gene encoding TBC1 domain family member 13, translated as MVNKRVPDWLNSSLWSSPGPQPSVQSPSSSPTPLNEDDNRSTRSATKSSTVTVNAVKAGASANDGELTVERPGSMTAAPAVIRAETRHVPPRAKTEIRDPLSSSSNYHSDDENGSSASSTTTSASAAAAAAAISSAEDISRQAQLCQELSRKIINMGEVRRLASQGIPDGAGIRATVWKLLLGYLPTEKALWPTELVKKRSQYKHFKEELLVNPSEITRKLEKSVILDDEGTVIEDKGALPRSEIPQGEHPLSLGKNSIWNQFFQDTEIIEQIDRDVKRTHPDLHFFSGDTPFAKSNQDSLRNILIIFAKLNPGIRYVQGMNEVLAPLFYVFRNDPNEENAASAEADTFFCFVELLSGFRDHFCQQLDNSVVGIRSTITKLSQFLKEHDEELWRHLEMTTKVNPQFYAFRWITLLLTQEFNFPDSLLIWDTLLSDPEGPLETLLRVCCAMLIIVRRRLLAGDFTSNLKLLQNYPSTNISHLLYVANKLRVKSV; from the exons ATGGTTAACAAACGCGTTCCCGATTGGCTCAACAGCTCACTTTGGTCGTCTCCTGGACCACAACCTTCAGTTCAATCTCCATCTTCATCGCCGACGCCGTTAAATGAGGATGACAACCGGTCTACACGTTCAGCTACTAAATCATCTACTGTTACTGTTAACGCCGTTAAAGCTGGTGCTTCGGCTAATGACGGAGAGTTAACGGTGGAACGGCCTGGTTCAATGACGGCAGCCCCGGCAGTGATTAGAGCGGAGACTAGGCACGTGCCTCCACGCGCTAAAACGGAAATTAGAGATCCTTtgagtagtagtagtaattaTCACAGTGATGATGAAAATGGAAGTTCCGCTAGTAGTACAACGACGTCTGCatctgctgctgctgctgcagCAGCTATTTCGTCAGCTGAGGATATTTCTCGTCAGGCTCAGCTTTGTCAAGAG tTGTCAAGAAAGATTATAAACATGGGAGAAGTCAGGAGGCTAGCATCACAAGGGATACCAGATGGAGCTGGCATTCGTGCTACAGTGTGGAAG CTGCTATTGGGATATTTGCCGACCGAGAAAGCACTATGGCCAACAGAGTTGGTTAAAAAGAGGTCTCAATACAAGCATTTTAAAGAGGAGCTTTTGGTGAATCCT TCGGAGATTACGAGGAAGTTGGAGAAGTCGGTAATTCTTGATGATGAAGGAACAGTTATAGAGGACAAGGGTGCACTCCCAAGATCAGAGATACCTCAAGGAGAGCATCCTTTAAGTCTTGGGAAGAATAGCATATGGAATCAGTTCTTCCAG GACACGGAAATAATTGAACAGATAGATCGAGATGTCAAGCGCACACATCCAGACCTGCACTTTTTCTCTGGGGACACACCATTTGCAAAATCTAACCAG GACTCTCTGAGGAATATACTCATTATTTTTGCCAAACTCAATCCTGGTATAAGATACGTGCAAGGGATGAATGAAGTATTGGCTCCACTATTCTATGTATTCAGGAACGATCCCAATGAGGAAAATGCA GCATCTGCAGAAGCAGACACTTTCTTCTGCTTCGTGGAGCTATTGAGTGGATTTCGTGATCATTTTTGTCAGCAACTTGACAATAGTGTTGTTGGAATTCGTTCTACAATTACAAAGTTATCACAATTTCTGAAAGAACATGATGAAGAGCTCTGGCGGCATCTTGAAATGACAACCAAA GTGAATCCACAGTTCTACGCATTCAGATGGATAACACTTCTGCTAACACAAGAATTCAACTTCCCGGACAGTCTGCTTATATGGGACACACTACTAAGTGATCCTGAAGGACCTCTG GAAACGCTGCTTCGAGTCTGCTGTGCTATGTTAATTATTGTTCGGAGGCGTCTACTTGCTGGAGATTTCACTTCTAATTTGAAGCTACTCCAAAATTATCCATCCACAAATATCAGTCACCTCCTCTACGTAGCCAACAAACTACGCGTTAAATCAGTCTAA
- the LOC107029539 gene encoding NHP2-like protein 1, translating into MATETVNPKAYPLADSQLTTTIMDLVQQAANYKQLKKGANEATKTLNRGISEFVVMAADTEPLEILLHLPLLAEDKNVPYVFVPSKQALGRACGVTRPVIACSVTSNEGSQLKSQIQQLKDAIEKLLI; encoded by the exons ATG GCAACAGAAACTGTGAACCCAAAAGCCTATCCTCTTGCTGATTCACAGCTTACAACGACCATAATGGATTTGGTTCAACAAGCTGCTAATTATAAGCAGCTTAAAAAGGGTGCTAATGAAG CTACAAAGACTCTAAACAGAGGAATTTCGGAATTCGTTGTCATGGCTGCAGATACTGAGCCTCTTGAAATCCTTCTTCACCTTCCGCTCCTTGCCGAAGATAAG AATGTGCCGTATGTCTTTGTCCCTTCAAAACAAGCTCTTGGCCGAGCATGTGGTGTTACCCGTCCTGTGATAGCTTGTTCAGTGACGAGCAATGAGGGAAGCCAGTTGAAATCTCAAATACAGCAACTAAAG GATGCCATTGAGAAGCTCCTCATCTAA